One Chryseobacterium indoltheticum DNA segment encodes these proteins:
- the paaD gene encoding 1,2-phenylacetyl-CoA epoxidase subunit PaaD, translating to MKNPLEILELVPDPEIPVINIVELGIVREAKVTSDNSCEVTITPTYSACPAMFTIEEDIIKLMKENGWNAKVVTKMFPIWTTDWLTDEAREKLRVYGISPPEKGADEHHIGKPKKCPRCGSMNSKQISRFGSTLCKASYQCLDCLEPFDYFKCH from the coding sequence TTGAAAAATCCTTTAGAAATATTAGAACTCGTTCCCGATCCGGAAATTCCGGTAATCAATATCGTGGAATTGGGCATTGTAAGAGAAGCTAAAGTTACGAGCGATAATTCTTGTGAAGTAACGATTACGCCGACTTATTCTGCCTGTCCCGCTATGTTTACCATCGAGGAAGACATCATCAAATTGATGAAAGAAAACGGTTGGAATGCAAAAGTGGTTACCAAAATGTTTCCGATTTGGACGACAGATTGGTTGACAGATGAAGCGAGAGAAAAACTCCGTGTGTACGGAATTTCACCTCCCGAAAAAGGAGCCGACGAACATCACATCGGGAAACCGAAAAAATGTCCTCGTTGTGGTTCGATGAATTCAAAACAAATAAGCAGGTTTGGGTCTACTTTGTGTAAGGCTTCGTATCAATGCTTAGACTGTTTAGAGCCTTTTGATTATTTTAAATGCCACTAG
- the paaB gene encoding 1,2-phenylacetyl-CoA epoxidase subunit PaaB, with protein MTNLDMWEVFIQTKPGLSHKHVGIVQAPTAEMALQNARDVYTRRKEGTSVWVVPSKYIVTSEGIDKEAFFDPADDKLYRHPTFYDIPNDVKNM; from the coding sequence ATGACAAATTTAGATATGTGGGAAGTGTTTATTCAGACTAAACCGGGATTATCTCACAAACACGTTGGAATTGTACAGGCACCAACAGCAGAAATGGCTTTGCAGAACGCAAGAGACGTTTATACAAGAAGAAAAGAAGGAACTTCTGTTTGGGTAGTTCCAAGTAAATATATTGTGACTTCAGAAGGAATTGATAAAGAAGCTTTCTTTGATCCGGCTGATGACAAATTGTACCGGCACCCGACGTTTTACGATATTCCAAACGATGTAAAAAATATGTAA
- a CDS encoding PaaI family thioesterase, with translation MNPRQVAEYMFDQDYFSQWMNIKMIEVKENYCLIEMPIKKEMINGLKTVHGGVTFAFADSALAFSSNNTGDAAVALNCIINFTKAGKEGDVFRAESMLVNDTRKTAVYDIKITNQNQEMIAKFVGTVYKIGKKVIEL, from the coding sequence ATGAATCCAAGACAGGTTGCAGAATATATGTTTGATCAGGATTATTTTTCCCAATGGATGAATATCAAAATGATCGAAGTCAAAGAAAATTATTGTTTAATAGAAATGCCCATCAAAAAAGAAATGATTAATGGGTTGAAAACCGTTCACGGAGGCGTTACCTTTGCTTTTGCGGATTCCGCGTTGGCATTTTCGTCTAATAATACCGGCGATGCGGCAGTTGCTTTAAACTGCATTATTAATTTTACCAAAGCCGGGAAAGAAGGCGATGTCTTCAGAGCAGAAAGTATGCTGGTAAATGATACAAGAAAAACCGCTGTTTACGACATTAAAATTACCAATCAAAATCAAGAAATGATTGCAAAATTCGTCGGAACAGTTTATAAAATCGGAAAAAAAGTAATTGAGCTGTAA
- a CDS encoding alpha/beta hydrolase has product MIKNILIFCSILFAFQSMVFAQTENVKPLTIGEIRTIKSKILNEDRVLNIYLPQGFDKTKSYPIIYLLDGSMNEDFIHVTGLVQFFNQMYSMPETIVVGIANIDRKKDFTFHTDLKDLQKDYPTTGHSDKFISFLEKELKPYIEGQFKTTDTYIFGQSLGGLLATEILLKRPEMFNNYFIISPSLWWDDESLLKQAPQLLTKIPDTKKFIYVSVGKGEHPVMIKDAESLDNILKKSNKKNWTVEYKMMETDNHATILHRSLYEGLVKLFPYQEPK; this is encoded by the coding sequence ATGATTAAAAATATTCTTATTTTCTGCAGTATTTTGTTTGCATTTCAAAGTATGGTTTTTGCCCAGACTGAAAATGTAAAACCATTGACTATTGGAGAAATCAGAACCATAAAGTCTAAGATTTTAAACGAAGATAGAGTTCTTAACATCTATCTTCCACAAGGCTTTGATAAAACAAAATCCTACCCAATTATCTATTTGTTGGATGGAAGCATGAATGAAGATTTTATTCACGTTACAGGATTGGTGCAATTCTTTAATCAAATGTATTCTATGCCGGAAACAATTGTGGTGGGAATTGCCAATATTGACAGAAAGAAAGATTTCACTTTTCATACTGATTTAAAAGATTTACAGAAGGATTATCCTACAACGGGGCATTCAGATAAATTTATCAGTTTTTTGGAGAAAGAATTAAAACCGTATATAGAAGGTCAGTTTAAAACAACCGATACGTACATCTTTGGTCAATCTCTTGGGGGACTTTTAGCAACAGAAATTTTGTTGAAGAGACCTGAAATGTTTAATAATTATTTTATCATCAGTCCAAGTTTGTGGTGGGATGATGAAAGTCTTCTAAAACAAGCTCCTCAATTGTTAACTAAAATTCCCGATACAAAGAAATTTATTTATGTTTCTGTCGGAAAAGGTGAGCATCCTGTGATGATAAAAGATGCCGAAAGTTTAGATAATATTCTGAAAAAATCAAACAAGAAAAACTGGACGGTAGAATATAAAATGATGGAAACAGACAACCATGCAACCATTCTTCACAGAAGCTTGTATGAAGGTTTAGTGAAATTGTTTCCTTATCAGGAACCGAAATAA
- a CDS encoding 2Fe-2S iron-sulfur cluster-binding protein encodes MNSFYKLKTVRVQKDTDDAVNVAVEIPEELKDKFRFKQGQYLNFRMMIDGNEERRSYSICNAPSEKSNTLEVLVKLLENGKVSGYFNEHLHMDEVLEVMPPMGGFNTSYHPTNVKTYIGLAAGSGISPVLSNIKESLYQEPNSNAYLFYSNRSMNHVMKKAEIDKLVETFNGRLKVVYLVSREQHEDPIFEGRISPEKLDLLFERYADIDVRESTFFICGPSEMIKGIADYLKKEKKVPAIQVLFEYFTAPDEENSEEMSDEFKAIANLESMVTVIIDDDEYSFHLNSKKESILDKALKDNLPVPFACKGGVCCTCKAQVLEGEVFMEKNYALTEDEVARGYVLTCQCHPTTNVVMLNYDV; translated from the coding sequence ATGAATTCATTTTATAAATTAAAAACGGTAAGGGTTCAGAAAGATACCGACGATGCAGTGAATGTAGCCGTTGAAATTCCTGAGGAACTGAAAGATAAATTCAGATTCAAGCAGGGGCAGTATCTTAACTTCCGAATGATGATCGACGGAAACGAAGAAAGGCGTTCTTATTCTATCTGCAATGCTCCAAGTGAAAAAAGCAACACGCTGGAAGTATTGGTGAAATTATTGGAAAACGGAAAAGTTTCTGGTTATTTCAACGAACATCTTCACATGGATGAAGTCCTGGAAGTGATGCCTCCGATGGGCGGTTTCAATACGTCTTATCACCCGACAAACGTAAAAACTTACATTGGTTTGGCGGCAGGAAGCGGAATTTCTCCGGTGTTGTCAAATATTAAAGAAAGTCTTTACCAAGAGCCGAATTCAAACGCTTATCTGTTCTACAGCAACAGAAGCATGAATCACGTAATGAAAAAGGCTGAAATTGATAAATTGGTCGAAACTTTTAATGGAAGACTGAAAGTTGTTTATTTAGTAAGCCGTGAGCAGCATGAAGACCCGATTTTTGAAGGTAGAATTTCTCCTGAAAAATTAGATTTATTATTTGAAAGATATGCAGATATCGATGTTAGAGAATCAACATTCTTCATTTGTGGACCTTCAGAGATGATAAAAGGCATCGCTGATTATTTAAAGAAAGAGAAAAAAGTACCTGCTATTCAGGTTTTATTTGAATATTTCACTGCTCCTGACGAAGAAAATTCGGAGGAGATGAGCGATGAATTCAAGGCAATTGCCAATTTAGAAAGTATGGTAACAGTCATTATTGATGATGATGAATATTCGTTCCACCTTAATTCTAAAAAAGAGAGTATCTTAGATAAAGCATTGAAAGACAATCTTCCCGTACCTTTTGCCTGCAAAGGAGGAGTTTGTTGTACGTGTAAAGCGCAAGTGTTGGAAGGAGAAGTTTTCATGGAGAAAAACTACGCACTTACCGAAGATGAGGTAGCCAGAGGTTACGTTCTGACGTGTCAATGTCACCCGACAACGAATGTGGTGATGCTTAATTATGATGTATAA
- the pcaF gene encoding 3-oxoadipyl-CoA thiolase, with amino-acid sequence MNNVYIIDYIRTPISKLSGGLSDVRADDLAAIVLKEIVARNPEVPVEEIEDVIFGCANQAGEDNRNVARMGLLLAGLPYKIGGETVNRLCASGMSAVANAFRSIASGEGEIYIAGGVEHMTRSPYVMSKTSTAFGRDSQMFDTTFGWRFVNPKMKEMYGVDAMGDTAENLAEMYNISREDQDKFALWSQQKATKAQESGRLAEEIVKVEILQRKGDPKIFDKDEFIKPTSSMEGLGKLRPAFRREGGTVTAGNASGMNDGAAALILASEEAVKKYGLKPKAKILGSSVAGVEPRIMGIGPVEATQKLLKRLNLSLEDMDVIELNEAFAAQSLAVTRSLGLKDDDSRINPNGGAIAIGHPLGVSGARIIGSAAMELQKQDKKYALCTLCIGVGQGYAMVIEKV; translated from the coding sequence ATGAACAACGTATACATCATAGATTACATCAGAACTCCTATTTCAAAACTAAGTGGAGGATTATCAGACGTGAGAGCCGATGATTTGGCAGCAATCGTTCTAAAAGAAATTGTTGCAAGAAACCCAGAAGTTCCCGTTGAGGAAATCGAGGATGTTATTTTCGGATGTGCTAATCAAGCGGGTGAAGATAACAGAAACGTTGCAAGAATGGGACTTTTATTGGCTGGTCTTCCGTACAAAATCGGAGGTGAAACAGTAAATAGGCTGTGTGCTTCCGGAATGTCGGCGGTTGCCAATGCTTTCCGTTCGATTGCTTCTGGAGAAGGTGAAATTTACATTGCAGGTGGAGTGGAGCATATGACGCGTTCACCTTATGTAATGTCAAAAACAAGTACGGCTTTCGGTAGAGATAGTCAGATGTTTGATACCACTTTCGGATGGAGATTTGTCAATCCGAAAATGAAAGAAATGTATGGCGTAGATGCAATGGGAGATACTGCTGAAAATTTAGCAGAAATGTACAATATCAGCCGTGAAGATCAGGATAAATTTGCTCTTTGGTCTCAGCAAAAAGCAACAAAAGCTCAGGAAAGTGGGAGATTGGCGGAAGAAATTGTAAAAGTTGAAATTCTTCAAAGAAAAGGCGATCCAAAAATTTTCGATAAAGATGAATTCATCAAGCCAACTTCTTCAATGGAAGGTTTAGGTAAATTACGCCCTGCTTTTAGAAGAGAAGGCGGAACCGTAACTGCCGGAAATGCTTCAGGAATGAATGATGGCGCTGCTGCCTTAATTTTAGCAAGCGAAGAGGCGGTAAAAAAATATGGTTTAAAACCAAAAGCTAAGATTTTAGGTTCATCTGTTGCCGGTGTTGAACCAAGAATCATGGGAATCGGTCCTGTTGAAGCGACTCAAAAATTATTAAAAAGACTGAATCTTTCATTGGAAGATATGGATGTTATTGAATTGAATGAAGCTTTTGCTGCTCAATCTTTAGCCGTAACAAGAAGTTTAGGGTTGAAAGATGACGATTCAAGAATAAATCCAAACGGAGGAGCGATCGCGATCGGTCATCCACTTGGCGTTTCGGGAGCGAGAATCATCGGTTCTGCCGCAATGGAACTTCAAAAACAGGATAAAAAATATGCATTGTGTACCCTTTGTATCGGTGTCGGACAAGGCTATGCAATGGTAATTGAAAAAGTATAA
- a CDS encoding DUF6624 domain-containing protein produces the protein MKKKGFLFLLIFGFSNAFSQAKNEELKKELDEILRLDQTYRKLFDNGITSAKKSEILKSLNIDEEDFKSEDWQLVATQDSINIRKIDKIISEYGYPGKTLVGEPTNTAAWYIIQHSDKIEKYLPIIKEAEKKGELPFSLVAMMEDRYLMENGKEQIYGTQGHSTYYEKNGKGYQTEDIIWPIKNPKKINEIRKKAGFRQTIEEYAKDLYGKDFVYNSYTLDDIENNRIDAKEVTR, from the coding sequence ATGAAAAAAAAAGGCTTTTTATTTCTCTTAATATTCGGTTTTTCAAATGCTTTTAGCCAAGCCAAAAATGAAGAACTGAAAAAAGAGCTCGACGAAATTTTAAGGTTGGATCAAACATACAGAAAACTATTTGACAATGGAATTACATCTGCCAAAAAAAGTGAAATATTAAAAAGCTTGAATATCGATGAAGAAGATTTCAAGAGTGAAGATTGGCAGCTTGTAGCGACGCAAGACAGTATCAATATTCGCAAAATTGACAAAATTATTTCAGAATATGGATATCCGGGTAAGACGCTTGTAGGAGAACCTACAAACACAGCAGCTTGGTATATCATTCAACATTCAGATAAAATTGAGAAATATTTGCCGATCATAAAAGAAGCAGAAAAGAAAGGAGAACTTCCATTCAGTTTAGTTGCCATGATGGAAGATCGTTATTTGATGGAGAATGGAAAAGAGCAAATTTATGGTACCCAAGGTCATAGCACTTATTATGAAAAAAACGGAAAAGGTTACCAAACGGAAGATATTATTTGGCCGATAAAAAATCCGAAAAAGATAAATGAAATCCGTAAAAAAGCAGGTTTTAGACAAACTATTGAAGAATATGCGAAGGATTTGTATGGAAAAGACTTTGTGTATAACTCGTATACTTTAGATGATATAGAAAACAACAGAATAGATGCTAAAGAAGTTACACGGTAA
- a CDS encoding enoyl-CoA hydratase-related protein — MYTQLDIESHFDGKLKIAYLNQPETMNALTKPSLGDLKDFIKECSDDPTVRCVAISGRGRAFCSGQNLDDAFVQGNDHHDDDIIRRIVTDYYNPLVLEITRCKKPVVALVNGPAVGAGAMLALICDFVLANNKAYFSQAFSNIGLIPDTGGTYFLPKLLGRQLANYLAFTGKKLSAEESKSYGLIAEVFTEEEFNSKSMEILEKVSNMPTVGLKLTKKAFAHSYNNTLKEQLELEGDLQQVAAETEDFKEGVQAFLQKRKPEYKGK; from the coding sequence ATGTACACACAACTCGATATTGAGTCACATTTTGACGGAAAGCTGAAAATTGCTTACCTCAATCAGCCTGAAACGATGAATGCGCTTACAAAGCCATCTTTGGGAGATCTAAAAGATTTTATAAAAGAATGCAGTGATGATCCTACGGTAAGATGTGTAGCGATTTCAGGAAGAGGAAGAGCTTTTTGCTCAGGTCAAAACTTAGATGATGCTTTCGTACAAGGCAACGACCATCATGATGACGATATTATCAGAAGAATTGTGACGGATTATTACAATCCTTTGGTACTCGAAATTACACGTTGCAAAAAACCTGTTGTGGCTTTGGTCAATGGTCCTGCTGTTGGAGCTGGAGCAATGTTGGCTTTAATATGTGACTTTGTTTTAGCTAATAATAAAGCATATTTTTCTCAGGCATTTTCAAATATTGGGTTAATTCCTGATACGGGAGGTACTTATTTCTTGCCTAAATTATTGGGAAGACAACTAGCAAACTATTTAGCATTTACTGGCAAAAAATTATCAGCTGAAGAATCAAAATCGTATGGTTTGATTGCTGAGGTTTTCACGGAGGAAGAATTCAATTCAAAATCAATGGAAATTTTAGAAAAAGTATCAAATATGCCAACTGTTGGTTTAAAATTAACCAAAAAAGCCTTCGCCCATTCTTACAACAACACTTTGAAAGAACAGTTGGAACTGGAAGGAGATTTACAGCAGGTAGCTGCCGAAACAGAAGATTTCAAAGAAGGGGTACAAGCCTTTTTACAAAAAAGAAAACCTGAATATAAAGGGAAATAA
- a CDS encoding 3-hydroxyacyl-CoA dehydrogenase NAD-binding domain-containing protein — MNVGIIGAGTMGIGIAQVAATNGCKVWVYDANAKQVETATVGLEKTLTRLVDKQKISSEKMVEILSNISIATELKDFKDCELIIEAIIENKEIKTKVFTELEKHVSESCVIGSNTSSISITSLGAELQKPERFIGIHFFNPAPLMPLVEIIPSLLTEKSLAEKMYNLMKDWGKTPVIAKDIPGFIVNRIARPYYGEGLRIVEENIATVEQVDDAMKTIGNFKMGPFELMDLIGVDVNFSVTKTVYNEYFYDPKYKPSLLQQRMSEAKLHGRKTGKGFYDYSEGAEKPVAQKEETLYQQIFLRIISMLINEAVEAKRLGVANDEDLELAMQKGVNYPKGLLAWGKEIGYAKISETLQNLYEEYQEERYRQSPLLRKLN; from the coding sequence ATGAACGTAGGAATTATCGGTGCCGGAACTATGGGAATTGGTATCGCACAAGTAGCCGCAACGAACGGATGCAAAGTTTGGGTCTATGACGCCAATGCAAAACAAGTAGAAACGGCAACCGTAGGTTTGGAAAAAACATTGACCAGATTGGTTGATAAGCAGAAAATTTCTTCAGAAAAAATGGTTGAAATTTTATCTAATATTTCCATCGCTACAGAACTGAAGGACTTTAAAGATTGTGAATTAATCATTGAAGCCATCATCGAAAATAAAGAAATTAAAACCAAAGTCTTCACAGAATTAGAGAAACACGTTTCAGAAAGCTGTGTGATTGGTTCCAATACATCATCTATTTCCATTACCTCTCTTGGTGCGGAATTACAAAAACCGGAACGTTTTATCGGAATTCACTTTTTCAATCCGGCTCCTTTGATGCCTTTAGTTGAGATTATTCCATCTCTCCTTACAGAAAAATCTTTAGCCGAAAAAATGTACAACCTCATGAAAGATTGGGGTAAAACTCCCGTTATTGCAAAGGATATTCCCGGATTTATTGTTAATAGGATTGCTCGCCCTTACTATGGGGAAGGCTTGAGAATCGTTGAAGAAAACATCGCAACGGTAGAACAGGTTGATGATGCCATGAAGACAATTGGAAACTTCAAAATGGGACCTTTTGAATTAATGGATTTAATTGGTGTTGATGTGAATTTTTCGGTAACAAAAACAGTTTACAACGAATATTTCTACGACCCCAAATACAAACCATCTCTTCTTCAGCAAAGAATGTCTGAAGCAAAACTTCATGGCAGAAAAACAGGAAAAGGCTTTTATGATTATTCTGAAGGCGCCGAAAAACCTGTTGCTCAAAAAGAAGAGACTCTTTATCAACAAATATTTTTAAGAATTATTTCGATGCTAATCAATGAAGCGGTTGAAGCAAAAAGATTAGGTGTTGCAAACGATGAAGATCTTGAATTAGCCATGCAAAAAGGTGTAAACTATCCAAAAGGATTATTGGCTTGGGGAAAAGAAATCGGATATGCAAAAATCTCTGAAACCCTGCAAAATCTTTACGAAGAATATCAGGAAGAAAGATACAGACAAAGCCCGTTGCTACGTAAATTGAATTAG
- a CDS encoding acyltransferase, whose protein sequence is MNIYSYHGIRPIIKPSAYVHPQAVIIGNVEIGEEVYIGPNAVIRGDWGKIIIKDRANVQENCTLHVFPGIETILEESAHIGHGAIIHSGHIGKNCLVGMNAVVMDKAVIGDECIIGALAFVPANFRCEARKLIVGSPAKIIRDVSDEMIKWKTEGTKLYQELAREGKDAILPCEPFTEYVQQIPTKVVDYSIWDDVK, encoded by the coding sequence ATGAATATTTACTCATATCACGGCATTCGCCCTATCATAAAACCTTCCGCTTACGTTCATCCACAAGCGGTGATTATCGGAAATGTAGAGATCGGCGAAGAAGTTTATATCGGCCCCAATGCGGTTATCCGTGGCGACTGGGGAAAAATTATCATCAAAGACCGTGCAAATGTTCAGGAAAACTGTACACTTCACGTTTTTCCCGGTATTGAAACGATTTTAGAAGAATCTGCACACATCGGTCATGGTGCAATCATTCACTCCGGACACATCGGTAAAAACTGTTTGGTTGGAATGAATGCTGTTGTGATGGATAAAGCGGTAATCGGTGACGAATGTATTATCGGTGCATTGGCTTTTGTTCCTGCTAATTTCAGATGTGAAGCTAGAAAATTAATTGTGGGTAGTCCCGCAAAGATTATCCGTGATGTTTCCGATGAAATGATTAAATGGAAAACAGAAGGCACAAAACTTTATCAGGAATTGGCGAGGGAAGGAAAAGATGCAATTCTACCTTGTGAACCATTTACAGAATATGTTCAGCAGATTCCTACGAAAGTTGTTGATTACAGCATTTGGGATGATGTGAAATAA
- the paaC gene encoding 1,2-phenylacetyl-CoA epoxidase subunit PaaC, with amino-acid sequence MNPLYNYLLKLADDSFIMGQRLSAWCGEGPYLEEDIALTNIALDELGQANNFYVYASRVADNGKSEDDLAFLRYEHEYLNAHLTELPNEDYAQTILKVYVFSVYQKLMYEALSNSADEELSALAQKSLKEVRYHYTHAASWMKIFAQGTDESKNRLVKAIENVWEYTKGLFAKVEGEDDLIALNITPNVDELYNQFISITEKDFADFGLEYPTDHFMQPKSRTGYHTEYFGFMLCELQYMQRAYPGCTW; translated from the coding sequence ATGAACCCATTATATAATTATTTATTAAAATTAGCGGACGACAGTTTCATCATGGGACAGCGTTTGTCTGCTTGGTGCGGTGAAGGTCCTTATTTGGAGGAAGATATTGCATTGACAAACATCGCTTTGGACGAACTTGGACAGGCAAATAACTTCTACGTTTATGCCTCAAGAGTTGCCGATAACGGTAAAAGTGAAGATGATTTGGCATTTTTAAGATACGAACATGAATATCTGAATGCCCATTTAACCGAGCTTCCAAATGAAGATTATGCACAGACAATTCTTAAAGTGTATGTTTTTTCTGTGTATCAGAAATTAATGTACGAAGCATTGTCAAATTCTGCAGATGAAGAACTTTCTGCTCTTGCTCAAAAATCTTTGAAAGAAGTGAGATACCACTATACTCACGCTGCATCTTGGATGAAAATTTTCGCTCAGGGAACTGATGAAAGTAAAAATCGTTTGGTAAAAGCCATCGAAAATGTTTGGGAGTACACAAAAGGCTTATTTGCAAAAGTAGAAGGAGAAGATGATTTAATTGCTTTAAATATCACTCCGAATGTTGATGAATTGTACAATCAGTTTATCTCGATCACAGAAAAAGATTTTGCAGATTTTGGATTAGAATATCCGACAGATCATTTCATGCAGCCAAAATCAAGAACAGGATACCACACCGAATATTTCGGATTTATGCTTTGTGAATTGCAGTATATGCAGAGAGCGTATCCGGGATGTACGTGGTAG
- the paaA gene encoding 1,2-phenylacetyl-CoA epoxidase subunit PaaA, with product MDLEKFVQYVHDENKVEPKDVMPDDYRKLLVRQISQHAHSEIVGMLPEANWISRAPSLRRKMALLAKVQDEAGHGLYLYSATETLGNGTIRADRDATYEDMLEGKAKYSSIFNYPTLSWADIGAIGWLVDGAAIMNQVMLMGNSYGPYSRAMVKICKEESFHQRQGYEILMALCRGTKQQKEMAQASLNRFWWPALMMFGPNDDSSPNSKISMNYRVKRESNDSLRQRFIDVTVSQAEFLGLTIPDKDLKWNEERQHYDFGELPWDEFMTILKGNGPCNKKRLQTKVKAQQENLWVKEAAAAFAEKQEKISM from the coding sequence ATGGATTTAGAAAAATTTGTACAATACGTACACGACGAAAATAAAGTAGAACCAAAAGATGTAATGCCCGATGATTACAGAAAGCTATTGGTTCGTCAGATTTCACAGCACGCGCATTCTGAGATTGTCGGAATGTTGCCGGAAGCCAACTGGATTTCCAGAGCACCTTCATTGAGAAGAAAAATGGCTCTTTTAGCTAAAGTTCAGGATGAAGCGGGTCACGGTTTATACTTGTATTCTGCAACTGAAACTTTAGGAAACGGAACCATCAGAGCTGACAGAGACGCAACTTACGAAGATATGTTGGAAGGAAAAGCAAAATATTCAAGTATTTTCAACTATCCTACATTAAGCTGGGCAGATATCGGTGCGATCGGTTGGTTGGTTGATGGTGCTGCAATAATGAATCAGGTAATGTTGATGGGAAATTCTTATGGTCCTTATTCAAGAGCGATGGTAAAAATCTGTAAAGAAGAATCTTTCCACCAAAGACAAGGTTATGAGATTTTGATGGCACTTTGCCGTGGAACAAAACAGCAGAAAGAAATGGCTCAGGCTTCGTTAAATCGTTTCTGGTGGCCGGCTTTAATGATGTTTGGTCCAAATGATGACAGTTCGCCAAACTCTAAAATCTCTATGAATTACAGAGTGAAAAGAGAAAGTAACGACAGTCTTCGTCAGAGATTTATCGATGTTACGGTTTCTCAGGCTGAATTCTTAGGATTAACCATTCCAGACAAAGATTTGAAATGGAATGAAGAAAGACAGCATTACGATTTCGGAGAGCTTCCTTGGGATGAATTCATGACTATCTTAAAAGGAAACGGACCTTGTAACAAGAAAAGATTACAGACAAAAGTGAAAGCGCAACAAGAAAACCTTTGGGTGAAAGAAGCGGCTGCAGCTTTTGCAGAGAAACAGGAAAAAATTTCAATGTAA